A stretch of Amycolatopsis balhimycina FH 1894 DNA encodes these proteins:
- a CDS encoding DUF2207 domain-containing protein: MSRKWVTAAAVAAAVLVTSGTAVAEDGPSAGPVLPDVPADQAKKPQLLTGQDVQQADGTVADVALKVLRDGTLSVTEKVTVPGGKQLTSRVPLKVPASDDQDRVFRIRDVKTEGAATSQLTGDQLVLTFSGGTSAVTYTVDGAIADQSGRQQARWQVGSGFDAPLDKLTASFIAPSPQLSPVDCFAGPLGSSQRCTLAELDHTGVVRLEQNDVRPGDRVDLLVGLPANTTPANAKFAGIGLLATAFALTPLTGIVFALLLAFLVAGGIFVWRRRKQDAGALLTATGPVEVLLRDGDRVFFASPDGVLPGQVGTVVDETVDVVDISATVVDLAVRNYLWLAEVPGHDWQIARRNPPDEHLHDFERAVCETLLPAGTDSVLVSQLRARGGLDLRRISDAMYADVVTKRWFSRRPDTARGRLTWLGAGIFALGLAATAVLTFTVGDALLGVAVALAGLAVAAAAALLPSRTARGRVLAGQVRGLLDYLHTAKADDIPPADRELVFSRSLPYAVVLGDTERWLGTFAGLNPASDGSAGLYWYGGMEAESDLRRFGSHFPSFLTALDGLLTESGRAAATR, encoded by the coding sequence GTGTCGAGGAAATGGGTGACAGCGGCCGCCGTCGCCGCGGCCGTGCTGGTCACGTCCGGGACCGCCGTCGCCGAGGACGGGCCCTCCGCCGGGCCCGTCCTGCCGGACGTGCCCGCCGACCAGGCCAAGAAACCCCAGCTGCTCACCGGGCAGGACGTCCAGCAGGCCGACGGCACCGTCGCCGACGTCGCCCTGAAGGTCCTCCGCGACGGCACCCTGTCCGTCACCGAGAAGGTCACCGTTCCCGGTGGCAAGCAGCTCACCTCCCGCGTCCCCCTCAAGGTCCCGGCGAGCGACGACCAGGACCGCGTCTTCCGGATCCGTGACGTCAAGACCGAAGGCGCCGCCACCAGCCAATTGACCGGCGACCAGCTCGTCCTCACCTTCTCCGGCGGCACCTCGGCCGTCACGTACACAGTGGACGGCGCCATCGCCGACCAGAGCGGCCGCCAGCAGGCCCGCTGGCAGGTCGGGAGCGGCTTCGACGCCCCGCTGGACAAGCTCACCGCGTCGTTCATCGCCCCGTCGCCCCAATTGTCCCCTGTGGACTGTTTCGCCGGGCCGCTCGGCTCGAGCCAGCGCTGCACCCTCGCCGAACTCGACCACACGGGCGTGGTCCGGCTCGAACAGAACGACGTCCGGCCCGGCGACCGCGTCGACCTGCTCGTCGGCCTGCCCGCGAACACCACCCCGGCCAACGCGAAGTTCGCCGGCATCGGCCTGCTCGCCACCGCCTTCGCGCTGACGCCGCTGACCGGAATCGTCTTCGCCCTCCTGCTCGCGTTCCTCGTCGCCGGCGGGATCTTCGTCTGGCGCCGCCGCAAGCAGGACGCCGGCGCGCTCCTCACCGCCACCGGCCCGGTCGAAGTCCTCCTGCGCGACGGCGACCGCGTCTTCTTCGCCAGCCCCGACGGCGTGCTGCCCGGCCAGGTCGGCACCGTCGTCGACGAGACCGTCGACGTCGTCGACATCAGCGCCACCGTGGTCGACCTGGCCGTCCGCAACTACCTCTGGCTCGCGGAAGTCCCGGGCCACGACTGGCAGATCGCCCGCCGCAACCCGCCGGACGAGCACCTGCACGACTTCGAGCGTGCCGTCTGCGAAACCCTGCTGCCGGCGGGCACCGACAGCGTGCTGGTGTCGCAGCTGCGGGCCCGCGGCGGGCTCGACCTGCGCCGGATCAGCGACGCGATGTACGCCGACGTCGTCACCAAGCGCTGGTTCTCCCGGCGCCCGGACACCGCGCGCGGGCGGCTGACCTGGCTCGGTGCCGGGATCTTCGCGCTCGGGCTGGCCGCCACCGCCGTGCTCACCTTCACCGTCGGCGACGCGCTGCTCGGCGTCGCCGTCGCCCTCGCCGGGCTCGCCGTCGCCGCGGCGGCCGCGCTGCTGCCGTCCCGCACCGCGCGTGGCCGGGTGCTGGCCGGGCAGGTCCGCGGGCTGCTCGACTACCTGCACACCGCGAAAGCCGACGACATCCCGCCCGCCGACCGCGAGCTGGTGTTCTCCCGCTCGCTGCCGTACGCGGTGGTCCTGGGCGACACCGAACGCTGGCTCGGCACGTTCGCCGGGCTCAACCCGGCGTCCGACGGCTCGGCCGGGCTGTACTGGTACGGCGGCATGGAAGCCGAGTCCGACCTGCGCCGGTTCGGCAGCCACTTCCCGTCCTTCCTGACCGCGCTCGACGGGCTGCTCACCGAGTCCGGCCGCGCCGCGGCGACCCGCTGA
- a CDS encoding DUF2207 family protein, which yields MFAAAVLALFLVAAPADQPPLPTVAQSAEIQLKVQRDGSLSVAEAISVPQGTTMDRRVALRVPAPHHRDRVYGVRDVVLEGSGTANVDKDAFTVHLTAGTSIIRYTVDGAVAGSRVTWELAGGWSTELKFVRASFAAPKIPTAVDCLAGPPDSDFSCGAAQIDHAGLTRFNQQDLAAGQRMTATVELPAGTVPDNAVLVPAKTVAGAFVLTAPVGWAWGAFGALLLATTSWVLLARRRRFHVKATPPGGHFHVKATGEFASPEGVLPGHVGVLLQGCPGAADLAATVLDLAVRNYLWVSAEDGGWRLARRNPVDEHLTAFERAVFDAVVPDEPVTLAELRRRHVGVAPDALYEDAVRRGWLARPPGKRLGKLGRAGIRVVFYGLFLTVLLALTAGYAQLGVIVVLAGVAAAVASAALPARRRAGADVARRLRGVAEKLASAKPKELTKPQRELVFSRGLPYALALGELAPWVAAFGSLDHPPPVYWHAGDVTPDQAGSFATALAGTFAAARRGRLLDAVGQHSRSHPPVGTHAGADPS from the coding sequence GTGTTCGCCGCGGCGGTACTCGCACTCTTCCTGGTCGCCGCGCCCGCGGACCAGCCGCCGCTGCCGACCGTGGCGCAGAGCGCCGAGATCCAGCTCAAGGTGCAGCGCGACGGCTCGTTGTCGGTCGCCGAAGCGATCTCGGTGCCGCAGGGCACGACCATGGACCGCCGCGTCGCGCTGCGGGTTCCGGCGCCGCACCACCGCGACCGCGTCTACGGCGTCCGCGACGTCGTGCTCGAAGGCAGCGGGACGGCGAACGTGGACAAGGACGCCTTCACCGTCCACCTCACCGCGGGCACGTCGATCATCCGGTACACAGTGGACGGTGCGGTCGCCGGGAGCCGGGTCACCTGGGAGCTGGCCGGCGGCTGGAGCACCGAGCTGAAGTTCGTCCGCGCGTCCTTCGCGGCGCCGAAGATCCCGACGGCCGTCGACTGCCTCGCCGGCCCGCCGGATTCGGACTTCTCGTGCGGGGCCGCGCAGATCGACCACGCCGGGCTGACCCGGTTCAACCAGCAGGACCTCGCCGCGGGGCAGCGGATGACGGCGACCGTCGAGCTGCCCGCCGGCACCGTTCCCGACAACGCAGTCCTGGTCCCGGCCAAGACGGTCGCCGGCGCGTTCGTGCTCACCGCCCCGGTCGGCTGGGCCTGGGGAGCCTTCGGCGCGCTCCTGCTGGCAACGACCTCCTGGGTGCTCCTCGCCCGGAGGCGTCGCTTTCACGTGAAAGCGACGCCCCCAGGTGGGCACTTTCACGTGAAAGCGACGGGTGAGTTCGCGTCTCCGGAAGGTGTGCTGCCGGGCCACGTCGGTGTGCTCCTGCAAGGCTGCCCGGGGGCCGCCGACCTGGCCGCGACCGTGCTCGACCTCGCCGTCCGCAACTACCTCTGGGTGAGCGCCGAGGACGGCGGCTGGCGGCTGGCCCGCCGCAACCCGGTCGACGAGCACCTGACGGCGTTCGAGCGGGCCGTCTTCGACGCGGTCGTTCCGGACGAGCCGGTGACTCTCGCCGAACTGCGGCGGCGGCACGTCGGCGTCGCACCGGACGCGCTGTACGAGGACGCCGTCCGGCGCGGCTGGCTCGCGCGGCCGCCGGGCAAGCGCCTCGGCAAGCTGGGCCGCGCCGGGATCCGGGTCGTCTTCTACGGCCTCTTCCTGACCGTCCTGCTGGCGCTGACGGCCGGCTACGCCCAGCTCGGCGTGATCGTCGTGCTCGCCGGGGTCGCGGCCGCCGTCGCCTCGGCCGCTCTGCCCGCGCGGCGGCGGGCAGGCGCCGACGTGGCGCGGCGCCTGCGCGGCGTCGCGGAGAAGCTGGCGTCCGCCAAGCCGAAGGAGCTGACGAAGCCGCAGCGCGAACTGGTGTTCTCCCGGGGCCTGCCGTACGCGCTCGCTCTGGGCGAACTAGCGCCGTGGGTGGCCGCGTTCGGCTCACTCGATCACCCGCCGCCGGTGTACTGGCACGCCGGCGACGTCACCCCTGACCAGGCCGGATCCTTCGCGACGGCGCTCGCGGGCACCTTCGCCGCCGCGCGGCGCGGCCGCCTCCTCGACGCCGTCGGTCAGCACAGCCGTTCTCACCCGCCGGTCGGGACGCACGCGGGCGCCGACCCGTCGTAG
- a CDS encoding M16 family metallopeptidase, whose amino-acid sequence MADPELVRYTLDNGLRVVLAPDATAPVVGVSVHYDVGFRSEPEGRTGFAHLFEHLMFQGSESLEKLAHFRHVQSSGGTFNGSTHPDYTDYFEVLPSAALERALFLEADRMRAPKLTAENLANQIDVVKEEIRLNVLNRPYGGFPWITLPPVLYSTFPNAHNGYGGFEDLESATVEDCAAFFDTYYSPANAVLTVAGDFEVDNAKKLIEDNFGDVPHRPAPQRPSFAEPLPTTELRGEIEDAHAPLPALGIGYRMPDPINDVDGYLAYLVLAGVLTDGDGSRLQQRLVHREPLVVDIGAGAGLFGPFEARDPDTFTITLIHPHEVPRERVLAALDDELEKLAENPPSEEELRKVTARWTASLHSEHDRLVSRTLALGSFELLYGDASLVYKLADRMSAVTSEAVSAAAKALRPDARAVLVVKPASEGNNEQ is encoded by the coding sequence ATGGCCGATCCCGAGCTCGTCCGATACACCCTCGACAACGGTCTGCGCGTGGTTCTCGCCCCCGACGCGACCGCGCCGGTGGTCGGCGTCAGCGTGCACTACGACGTGGGTTTCCGTTCCGAGCCGGAGGGGCGCACCGGTTTCGCCCATCTCTTCGAGCACCTGATGTTCCAGGGCTCCGAGAGCCTGGAGAAACTCGCGCACTTCCGGCACGTGCAGTCCAGCGGCGGGACCTTCAACGGGTCCACGCACCCGGACTACACCGACTACTTCGAGGTGCTCCCGAGCGCGGCACTCGAGCGAGCACTGTTCCTCGAAGCCGACCGGATGCGCGCGCCCAAGCTGACGGCGGAGAACCTGGCGAACCAGATCGACGTCGTCAAGGAGGAGATCCGGCTCAACGTGCTGAACCGGCCGTACGGCGGGTTCCCGTGGATCACCCTGCCGCCGGTGCTGTACTCGACGTTCCCCAACGCGCACAACGGTTACGGCGGCTTCGAGGACCTCGAAAGCGCCACGGTCGAGGACTGCGCGGCGTTCTTCGACACCTACTACTCCCCGGCGAACGCCGTGCTCACGGTGGCGGGTGACTTCGAGGTGGACAACGCCAAGAAGCTGATCGAAGACAACTTCGGCGACGTCCCGCACCGGCCGGCGCCGCAGCGGCCGTCCTTCGCCGAGCCGCTGCCGACCACCGAGCTGCGCGGCGAGATCGAAGACGCGCACGCCCCGCTGCCCGCGCTCGGCATCGGCTACCGGATGCCGGACCCGATCAACGACGTCGACGGCTACCTGGCGTACCTGGTGCTGGCCGGGGTGCTCACCGACGGCGACGGTTCCCGGCTGCAGCAGCGGCTCGTGCACCGCGAACCCCTGGTCGTCGACATCGGCGCCGGCGCCGGGTTGTTCGGGCCGTTCGAGGCCCGCGACCCCGACACGTTCACCATCACCCTGATCCACCCGCACGAGGTGCCCCGCGAACGCGTGCTCGCCGCGCTGGACGACGAGCTGGAGAAGCTCGCCGAGAACCCGCCGAGCGAGGAGGAGCTGCGCAAGGTCACCGCCCGCTGGACGGCGAGCCTGCACTCCGAGCACGACAGGCTGGTGTCCCGGACGCTGGCCCTCGGCTCGTTCGAACTGCTCTACGGCGACGCGTCGCTGGTGTACAAGCTCGCGGACCGCATGTCCGCCGTCACCTCGGAAGCCGTTTCGGCGGCGGCGAAGGCGCTGCGCCCGGACGCGCGCGCCGTGCTGGTGGTCAAGCCCGCTTCGGAAGGGAACAACGAGCAGTGA
- a CDS encoding M16 family metallopeptidase encodes MTSATHRSAEEIGRTARGPRPLPPLGEQRAATDLSHVDTQLANGLRVVAVRKATVPLVEARLWIPFAGDDALHPAIAEVLAETILTGTARRNRIEIDTELALIGGDIGAGVDPERLVLTGSALADKLPTFLDVLGDVLTGATYADEEIAREKERLVERIAVSRTQPRTIAREALQKHRYGDHPVTREVPKAEDVAVVTPDQVRALHQASVLPRGAVLVLVGDLDPAGVLDDLEKVLGGWASDRSAVRLPPLPELTGPSVLLVPRAGAVQSQIRLSAETVPRTDPGYAALQLANLAYGGYFSSRLVENIRENKGYTYSAHSGFEFTDGTAVVNVDADTATDATAPALLETRYELGRLGQVPPSGDELESVRQYAIGSLLTSTSSQAGLAGQVLALASTGLGLEWLIEHPARVAAVTAEEVAEAALKYFAPKRFTGVVVGDAAVLEHKLLALGDVVVGEPA; translated from the coding sequence GTGACTTCTGCAACGCACCGCAGCGCCGAGGAGATCGGCCGCACCGCGCGGGGTCCGCGGCCGCTGCCGCCGCTCGGTGAGCAGCGGGCCGCCACCGATCTGTCCCATGTGGACACCCAGCTTGCGAACGGCCTGCGCGTGGTGGCCGTGCGCAAGGCGACCGTGCCGCTGGTCGAGGCGCGGCTGTGGATCCCGTTCGCGGGCGACGACGCGCTGCACCCGGCGATCGCCGAGGTCCTCGCCGAGACGATCCTGACCGGCACCGCGCGCCGCAACCGCATCGAGATCGACACCGAGCTGGCGCTCATCGGCGGCGACATCGGCGCCGGCGTCGACCCGGAACGCCTGGTGCTGACCGGGTCCGCGCTGGCCGACAAGCTGCCGACGTTCCTCGACGTCCTCGGCGACGTCCTCACCGGAGCGACGTACGCCGACGAGGAGATCGCCCGCGAAAAGGAACGGCTGGTCGAGCGGATCGCCGTCTCGCGGACCCAGCCGCGCACGATCGCGCGCGAGGCCCTGCAGAAGCACCGCTACGGCGACCACCCGGTGACGCGCGAAGTCCCGAAGGCCGAAGACGTCGCCGTCGTGACGCCGGACCAGGTCCGCGCGCTGCACCAGGCGTCGGTGCTGCCGCGCGGCGCGGTGCTGGTGCTCGTGGGCGACCTCGACCCGGCCGGCGTGCTCGACGACCTGGAGAAGGTGCTCGGCGGCTGGGCGTCGGACCGCTCCGCCGTCCGGTTGCCGCCGCTGCCGGAGCTGACCGGGCCGAGCGTGCTGCTGGTGCCGCGGGCCGGCGCGGTGCAGTCGCAGATCCGGCTGTCGGCGGAGACCGTGCCGCGCACCGACCCGGGTTACGCCGCGCTGCAGCTGGCGAACCTGGCCTACGGCGGGTACTTCTCGTCGCGGCTGGTGGAGAACATCCGCGAGAACAAGGGGTACACGTACTCCGCGCACTCCGGCTTCGAGTTCACCGACGGCACGGCGGTGGTCAACGTCGACGCGGACACGGCCACCGACGCGACGGCGCCGGCGCTGCTGGAGACTCGCTACGAACTGGGCCGGCTGGGCCAGGTCCCGCCGTCGGGCGACGAGCTGGAGTCGGTGCGGCAGTACGCGATCGGCTCGCTGCTGACCTCGACGTCGTCGCAGGCCGGGCTGGCCGGGCAGGTGCTGGCGCTGGCCTCGACGGGGCTGGGCCTGGAGTGGCTGATCGAGCACCCGGCGCGGGTGGCCGCGGTGACGGCCGAGGAGGTCGCGGAAGCGGCGTTGAAGTACTTCGCGCCCAAGCGGTTCACGGGCGTGGTGGTCGGTGACGCGGCCGTCCTGGAGCACAAGTTGCTGGCCCTCGGCGACGTCGTCGTGGGCGAGCCGGCCTGA
- the nudC gene encoding NAD(+) diphosphatase, translating into MSVPFTLGALPTLSRSTVDRQEGLRTNPSRLTSRWADARVVLLDDTGRTPVVEGSSTLAFRKAVDFGTAPPPDAVFLGEWQDVDYWSLPGGPSGEADTVKMAGSWGFVEEVPRADGEVWVELRGYGDLLDDTSAGLFTTAQALRFWRRQSKFCTRCGHPTELTQFGWASKCTNDGREEYPRTDPAVICLVHSLEGTNGSHVLLARQPIWPAGRYSVLAGFVEAGESLEACVVREIREEVGAAVSDVRYLGSQPWPFPRSIMLGFTARADRSAPLVPADGEIEEALWVSRAEVREAFSNSSRRGEGARPTPIADGAAEIILPGNSSIARVMLKAWADAEE; encoded by the coding sequence ATGTCCGTCCCGTTCACCCTCGGTGCCCTGCCGACGTTGTCCCGGTCCACAGTGGACCGTCAGGAAGGCTTGCGCACCAATCCCTCGCGACTGACGTCGCGGTGGGCCGACGCCCGGGTCGTCCTCCTGGACGACACCGGGCGCACACCGGTCGTCGAAGGCTCGTCGACGCTGGCGTTCCGGAAGGCGGTCGATTTCGGGACCGCGCCGCCGCCCGACGCGGTGTTCCTGGGCGAGTGGCAGGACGTCGACTACTGGTCGCTGCCGGGTGGGCCGTCCGGCGAGGCCGACACGGTGAAGATGGCGGGCAGCTGGGGCTTCGTGGAGGAGGTCCCGCGCGCGGACGGCGAGGTCTGGGTCGAGCTGCGCGGGTACGGCGACCTTCTGGACGACACGTCGGCCGGCCTCTTCACCACGGCGCAGGCGTTGCGCTTCTGGCGTCGCCAGTCGAAGTTCTGCACGCGCTGCGGCCACCCGACGGAGCTGACCCAGTTCGGCTGGGCGAGCAAGTGCACGAACGACGGACGCGAGGAGTACCCGCGCACGGACCCGGCGGTGATCTGCCTGGTCCACTCGCTGGAGGGCACGAACGGCTCGCACGTCCTGCTGGCCCGCCAGCCGATCTGGCCGGCCGGGCGGTACTCGGTGCTGGCCGGGTTCGTCGAGGCGGGGGAGTCGCTGGAGGCTTGCGTGGTCCGCGAGATCCGCGAGGAGGTGGGGGCGGCCGTTTCGGACGTCCGGTACCTCGGGAGTCAGCCGTGGCCGTTCCCGCGGTCGATCATGCTGGGCTTCACGGCGCGGGCGGACCGTTCTGCTCCTTTGGTTCCCGCCGACGGGGAGATCGAAGAGGCGCTGTGGGTGTCGCGGGCGGAGGTTCGGGAGGCGTTCTCGAACAGCTCGCGGCGGGGCGAGGGCGCGCGGCCGACGCCGATCGCGGACGGCGCGGCGGAGATCATCCTGCCGGGGAACTCGTCGATCGCCCGCGTGATGCTCAAAGCCTGGGCGGACGCGGAGGAGTAG
- a CDS encoding ROK family transcriptional regulator produces MLREINDRAAIEVLLREGPLTRAELELAIGLSKPATAQLLTRLELDDLVVKAGVRGGGRGPRAQLWAANGSLAFVAAVDLTPHVADFVVADVAGVVLAEYRTPLPVHEGADVVGTFGDALNHVTAEAGITRNQLAHVVIGAQGAFDPRTGLLSSAPHIPGWLGFDVPQKLSDDLGVDVLIENDVNLVAVEEMTAGMAQDVDDFVMVWLSEGVGGAVVIGRRLLRGATGGGGEIDWMRVPDPVTVDTGDVWPVAGARFGNLVDSPAICRLAAAHGIEAETAWEAVEKTGRDHPFLDDLAKRVAGGVANLVAVADPQLVLLCGDTSRAGGEDFAALVQEKLHELVLPRTPVGCASVQGNAVRAGALQSALATTRVDVFGVVTPTLLGSQTRGRKHPSPTE; encoded by the coding sequence ATGCTGCGCGAGATCAACGATCGCGCCGCGATCGAGGTCCTTCTCCGCGAGGGACCCCTCACGCGTGCCGAACTCGAGCTCGCCATCGGGCTCTCCAAGCCCGCCACCGCACAGCTCCTCACCCGGCTCGAGCTGGACGACCTCGTCGTGAAAGCCGGCGTCCGGGGTGGTGGCCGGGGGCCGCGGGCCCAGCTCTGGGCGGCCAACGGCAGCCTCGCCTTCGTCGCCGCCGTGGACCTCACTCCGCACGTCGCCGACTTCGTCGTCGCGGACGTCGCCGGCGTCGTGCTCGCCGAGTACCGGACTCCGCTGCCCGTCCACGAAGGCGCCGACGTCGTCGGGACCTTCGGGGACGCCCTCAACCACGTCACCGCGGAAGCGGGGATCACCCGGAACCAGCTGGCCCACGTGGTGATCGGCGCGCAGGGGGCGTTCGATCCGCGGACCGGCCTGCTCTCCTCGGCGCCGCACATCCCCGGCTGGCTCGGCTTCGACGTCCCGCAGAAGCTCAGCGACGACCTCGGCGTCGACGTCCTCATCGAGAACGACGTCAACCTCGTCGCCGTCGAGGAGATGACCGCCGGGATGGCCCAGGACGTCGACGACTTCGTCATGGTCTGGCTGTCCGAAGGCGTCGGTGGCGCTGTCGTCATCGGACGGCGGCTGCTGCGTGGCGCGACCGGCGGTGGCGGTGAGATCGACTGGATGCGGGTGCCCGATCCGGTCACAGTGGACACCGGTGACGTCTGGCCCGTGGCCGGCGCCCGGTTCGGCAACCTCGTCGACTCCCCGGCCATCTGCCGCCTCGCCGCCGCCCACGGCATCGAAGCCGAAACCGCCTGGGAAGCCGTGGAGAAAACCGGCCGCGATCACCCCTTCCTCGACGACCTCGCCAAGCGGGTCGCGGGCGGCGTCGCCAACCTCGTCGCGGTCGCCGACCCGCAGCTCGTGCTCCTCTGCGGTGACACCAGCCGCGCCGGCGGCGAGGACTTCGCCGCCCTGGTGCAGGAAAAGCTGCACGAACTGGTCCTGCCGCGCACCCCCGTCGGCTGCGCTTCCGTGCAGGGCAACGCCGTCCGCGCCGGTGCGCTGCAGTCCGCGCTGGCCACCACCCGAGTCGACGTCTTCGGCGTCGTCACCCCCACGCTCCTCGGGTCGCAGACCCGAGGACGAAAGCACCCGTCCCCGACCGAGTAG
- a CDS encoding extracellular solute-binding protein: MPPTTRIRRGSLLAVAAAASVLLTSACSGAAAPSGGDASAAPGKDDKLTLTVYSKFTDREYGVVTAGLNKLKAKFPNIEIKHEGNQDDDKLTQSIRGGNPPDVAISFYTDNLGAWCSTGSFQDLKPYIERDKIDLNQIPDAVRNYTEYQGKRCAMPMLADVYGMYYNTGMFAAKGVTSPPKTMSELFEAAKKLTEFNPDGSIKVAGFLPSMPFYANQAQYWAQYFGASFLGPDGKSDLATNPGWKEMFEFQKKLIDFYGGHDKVEKFKAGLGDEYSADQGFQKGKLAMIIDGEFRTAFLKDQAPDVKYQTAPFPVLDTMADHYGGGFTTGTIIAIPKGAKNPGAAWELVKQVTLDTDTLVDMANGLKNVPSTKASLTSPKLDLQPQFKTFLDIYDSGKLVANQTTPIGDAHLKAVNDFAEKWQAGSIPDLTAGLAKVDAQVNDELKQKGAGG; this comes from the coding sequence ATGCCCCCTACCACCCGGATCCGCCGCGGCTCGCTGTTAGCGGTCGCCGCCGCGGCGTCCGTCCTGCTGACCAGCGCCTGTTCCGGCGCCGCCGCCCCGAGCGGCGGTGACGCGTCCGCCGCGCCCGGCAAGGACGACAAGCTCACGCTCACCGTGTACTCCAAGTTCACCGACCGCGAATACGGCGTGGTCACCGCGGGGCTCAACAAGCTCAAGGCGAAGTTCCCGAACATCGAGATCAAGCACGAGGGCAACCAGGACGACGACAAGCTCACCCAGTCGATCCGCGGTGGCAACCCACCCGACGTCGCGATCTCCTTCTACACCGACAACCTCGGCGCCTGGTGCTCGACCGGCAGCTTCCAGGACCTCAAGCCCTACATCGAGCGCGACAAGATCGACCTGAACCAGATCCCGGACGCCGTCCGCAACTACACCGAGTACCAAGGCAAGCGGTGCGCGATGCCGATGCTCGCCGACGTCTACGGGATGTACTACAACACCGGCATGTTCGCGGCGAAGGGCGTCACCTCGCCGCCGAAGACGATGTCGGAGCTGTTCGAGGCCGCCAAGAAGCTCACCGAGTTCAACCCGGACGGCTCGATCAAGGTCGCCGGCTTCCTGCCCTCGATGCCGTTCTACGCCAACCAGGCCCAGTACTGGGCGCAGTACTTCGGCGCGTCCTTCCTCGGCCCGGACGGCAAGTCCGACCTCGCCACCAACCCGGGCTGGAAGGAGATGTTCGAGTTCCAGAAGAAGCTCATCGACTTCTACGGCGGCCACGACAAGGTCGAGAAGTTCAAGGCCGGCCTCGGTGACGAATACTCCGCCGACCAAGGCTTCCAGAAGGGCAAGCTCGCCATGATCATCGACGGCGAGTTCCGCACCGCCTTCCTCAAGGACCAGGCGCCGGACGTCAAGTACCAGACCGCGCCGTTCCCGGTGCTCGACACGATGGCCGACCACTACGGCGGCGGCTTCACCACCGGCACGATCATCGCGATCCCCAAGGGCGCCAAGAACCCCGGCGCCGCGTGGGAGCTCGTCAAGCAGGTCACCCTGGACACCGACACCCTGGTGGACATGGCCAACGGCCTGAAGAACGTGCCCAGCACCAAGGCGTCGCTCACCTCGCCGAAGCTGGACCTGCAGCCGCAGTTCAAGACGTTCCTCGACATCTACGACAGCGGCAAGCTGGTGGCCAACCAGACCACCCCGATCGGTGACGCGCACCTCAAGGCGGTCAACGACTTCGCCGAGAAGTGGCAGGCCGGCTCGATCCCGGACCTGACCGCGGGCCTGGCGAAGGTCGACGCACAGGTCAACGACGAACTGAAGCAGAAGGGCGCGGGGGGATGA
- a CDS encoding carbohydrate ABC transporter permease, with amino-acid sequence MTSTALPVKTDGSPSAPAEVRAGARRAKRRRTVFFFMAPAFLGFLIFFGYPLIATVYYSFTRYDLINPPQFIGFDNYVRMFTTEPLVGTAAYNTLWLVVVLTVCRVVFSLGIASVISRLKSGVGLVRTLCYLPTLAPPAAATLAFVFVFNPEFGPVNRFLRLVGIDGGLWFNSPAMSKPALTLLALWGSGELMIIILAALLDVPTEQYEAAELDGAGPVRRFWHVTLPSISPVLLFGVVNSIIYALQFFTQAIVAASASAGTADVAGNSKLIGAPQNSTLTYPIWLYVQGFRYFNMGYAAAMAVLLFIVSSGFTWILVRQLRKTQHQEEGA; translated from the coding sequence ATGACGTCCACCGCCCTGCCTGTCAAGACCGACGGCTCCCCGTCCGCACCTGCCGAGGTGCGGGCGGGGGCCCGCCGGGCCAAGCGCCGCCGGACCGTCTTCTTCTTCATGGCCCCGGCGTTCCTCGGGTTCCTGATCTTCTTCGGCTACCCGCTGATCGCCACGGTCTACTACTCCTTCACCCGCTACGACCTGATCAACCCGCCGCAGTTCATCGGCTTCGACAACTACGTCCGGATGTTCACCACCGAGCCGCTCGTCGGCACGGCCGCGTACAACACGCTGTGGCTGGTGGTCGTCCTGACGGTCTGCCGGGTGGTGTTCTCCCTCGGCATCGCGTCGGTGATCTCGCGGCTGAAGTCGGGCGTCGGCCTGGTCCGGACGCTGTGCTACCTGCCGACGCTCGCCCCGCCCGCGGCGGCGACCTTGGCCTTCGTCTTCGTGTTCAACCCGGAGTTCGGCCCGGTCAACCGGTTCCTGCGGCTCGTCGGCATCGACGGCGGGCTCTGGTTCAACAGCCCGGCGATGTCGAAGCCCGCGCTGACGCTGCTGGCGCTGTGGGGCTCCGGCGAGCTGATGATCATCATCCTGGCCGCCCTGCTGGACGTCCCGACCGAGCAGTACGAGGCCGCCGAGCTCGACGGCGCCGGCCCGGTCCGCCGGTTCTGGCACGTCACGCTGCCGTCGATCTCGCCGGTGCTGCTGTTCGGCGTCGTCAACTCGATCATCTACGCCCTGCAGTTCTTCACGCAGGCGATCGTGGCGGCCTCGGCGAGCGCGGGTACAGCCGACGTCGCCGGCAACTCGAAGCTCATCGGCGCGCCCCAGAACTCGACGCTGACGTACCCGATCTGGCTCTACGTCCAAGGCTTCCGCTACTTCAACATGGGTTACGCGGCCGCGATGGCTGTGCTGCTGTTCATCGTCTCGTCGGGCTTCACGTGGATTCTCGTGCGGCAGTTGCGGAAAACTCAGCACCAGGAGGAGGGGGCATGA